A window of Mercenaria mercenaria strain notata chromosome 16, MADL_Memer_1, whole genome shotgun sequence contains these coding sequences:
- the LOC123541859 gene encoding uncharacterized protein K02A2.6-like, with amino-acid sequence MPLFGKISEFQDGQESFLNYEERLVQFFEANEVPDEELVPVFLSVIGSTAYGVLKNLVAPALPKDKSYADLVKLLKNHYNPKPLTISERFKFNKRNQKEGETVSEYVVELKRLSTHCDFGTFLNDALRDRFVCGLRSETIQKKLLAEEELSFDQAIKISTAMEMAEKDTVSFGGMAAAAVNKVKIKSRPVSTPSEPKPVKTPMKKNGCYRCGGNHRSDSCMHKKSKCYNCGKIGHLANNCRNRQFAKNTNFVEESSDEELTLFVYSNSESKSNHPFKVNFMLDNEDVLFELDTGSSRTLINEQTYRAQLGGNNLRPTNIKLKSYSGQSIDTLGEITVSSEGKLLTAVVVKGNRPNLLGRDWLKQIKLDWKTIFASVNKVDSSDPVETMKQKFSEVFVKNDKPILGFKATIHLKENSKPWFHKARPVPYALKDKVTEELKILEKDGVIERVDNSSWASPLVVVPKADKKSLRLCGDYKVSVNREISEDQYPLPNIDDMFATLAGGKKFTKLDLTQAYAQLELDENSKDLLTINTHLGLYKYNRLAYGVSSAPAIFQSVMDTVLAGLSGVVCRIDDILITAPSDDVHLQRLEEVLRRLHTHNIKLNANKCVFMAKNVVFMGHLVDEEGIHPTDDKVEAVMKAPVPTDVGTLKSYLGLLNYYGSFIPNLSTMLHPLHQLLRKGAKWEWSAECQEAFDRSKDELSGTGVLIHYDEQKPVILACDASAYGVGAVISHVMEDGTEKPIAYASRTLAPAERNYSQVEKEALGIVFGVKKFHKYLYGRKFSLLTDHTALTTIFGPTRGIPTLAASRLQRWAILLSGYQYDIKYRKSSAHGNCDGLSRLPVTSSEVESTDDLVSFIEELPVEARVIADATRKCPILSKVIDFVLSGWPKHNDDPKIRPYFSKRFELGVDRGVLLWGLRVIIPETLRNTILSELHDQHLGVNRMKSLARGYVWWPNLDSELEHLAATCGTCQSLKALPAEAPLHPWVRASRPMERIHIDFADFKNHSFLILIDNYSKWLEVIPMKSTTSENTIDKLRSIFSYTGLPEQLVSDNGPQFTSVTFKDFVKTTGIRHTLTPPYHPSSNGQAERAVQVVKNALKARIKDNAKSVKSVSLTHLLADFLLKYRITPHTTTGIAPCELFMNRQLRTRLSLVKPSKDSKVKDSQMKMKAVHDKSTKMRTFEKGDQVAVKSTIQGGKWEWRPGVIHKVLGAVSYLVKCNNRIRYCHIDHLVTRHAELPFSETCSVPSNDLVAPDVHDNHKSVLSECSIPTTETPVEVSSLPPGPVSLPGEPSNPPSPSVPSTESTDSSPVNERPKRTIKTPRKLKDYVWEKR; translated from the coding sequence ATGCCTTTGTTTGGGAAGATAAGTGAATTCCAGGATGGCCAAGAAAGCTTTCTAAACTATGAGGAACGGTTGGTACAGTTCTTCGAAGCCAACGAAGTGCCCGATGAGGAACTGGTCCCTGTTTTTCTGTCCGTGATAGGATCGACAGCGTATGGGGTCCTCAAGAACTTGGTTGCTCCTGCACTCCCCAAGGATAAATCTTATGCAGACTTGGTCAAACTGTTGAAAAATCATTATAACCCCAAGCCGCTCACAATTTCAGAAAGGTTCAAGTTTAATAAACGCAATCAAAAAGAGGGGGAAACAGTATCTGAATATGTAGTCGAGTTGAAACGATTATCTACACATTGTGATTttggaacatttttaaatgacgcaTTGAGGGATAGGTTTGTCTGCGGTCTACGGTCAGAAACAATTCAAAAGAAACTGTTAGCCGAGGAGGAGTTATCATTTGATCAGGCCATTAAGATAAGTACCGCTATGGAAATGGCTGAGAAAGACACTGTGTCCTTTGGTGGTATGGCAGCGGCAGCTGTTAATAAAGTGAAAATTAAGTCGCGTCCTGTTTCAACACCGTCTGAGCCTAAACCCGTAAAAACTCCGATGAAGAAAAATGGGTGTTATCGTTGTGGTGGGAATCACCGTTCAGATTCTTGCATGCACAAGAAAAGTAAATGCTATAATTGTGGTAAAATTGGTCACTTAGCAAACAATTGTAGGAACCGGCAGTTTGCGAAGAACACTAACTTTGTCGAAGAATCAAGTGATGAAGAGCttactttgtttgtttattctaaTTCAGAAAGCAAATCAAATCATCCGTTTAAGGTGAATTTTATGCTTGATAATGAAGATGTGTTATTCGAACTAGACACGGGTAGTTCAAGAACTCTAATCAATGAACAAACTTACCGCGCACAACTAGGTGGTAATAATCTTCGTCCAACTAACATTAAGCTGAAAAGTTATTCAGGTCAGAGCATAGACACTTTAGGTGAAATTACTGTATCAAGTGAAGGGAAATTACTGACTGCTGTTGTTGTCAAAGGAAATAGGCCAAATTTGCTAGGTCGTGATTGgctgaaacaaataaaacttgACTGGAAAACAATCTTTGCTAGTGTTAACAAAGTAGATAGCTCTGATCCGGTAGAAACTATGAAACAAAAATTCTCAGAAGTATTTGTGAAAAATGACAAACCGATTTTAGGTTTCAAAGCAACTattcatttgaaagaaaatagcaAACCATGGTTTCATAAAGCCAGACCGGTACCCTATGCATTAAAAGACAAGGTGACTGAGGAAttgaaaattcttgaaaaagatgGTGTAATTGAACGTGTCGATAATAGTTCTTGGGCAAGTCCGCTGGTTGTCGTGCCAAAGGCGGACAAGAAAAGTTTACGACTATGTGGGGACTATAAAGTGTCGGTAAATCGTGAAATTAGCGAAGATCAGTATCCGCTACCGAACATTGACGATATGTTCGCGACCCTTGCTGGGGGTAAAAAGTTTACTAAGCTGGATCTTACGCAGGCCTATGCACAGCTAGAACTTGATGAGAACTCCAAGGATCTACTTACAATCAATACACACTTGGGATTGTATAAGTATAATCGGTTAGCCTATGGAGTGAGTTCAGCACCTGCGATATTTCAGTCAGTGATGGACACTGTACTGGCTGGTCTTTCTGGAGTGGTGTGCCGTATAGACGATATACTTATTACAGCTCCATCCGATGACGTGCATCTACAGCGACTCGAGGAGGTGTTGCGACGCCTTCATACACACAACATCAAGTTGAATGCCAACAAATGCGTGTTTATGGCAAAGAATGTAGTGTTCATGGGACATCTTGTAGATGAAGAAGGTATTCATCCTACTGACGACAAGGTAGAGGCTGTCATGAAAGCGCCAGTGCCTACCGATGTTGGAACCCTGAAATCTTACCTGGGACTCCTGAATTACTACGGTTCATTTATTCCGAATTTGTCAACAATGCTTCATCCGTTACATCAACTGTTACGTAAAGGAGCAAAGTGGGAGTGGTCGGCTGAGTGCCAAGAAGCTTTTGACCGCTCTAAGGACGAACTCTCAGGTACAGGGGTACTCATTCACTATGATGAACAGAAACCTGTGATTTTAGCTTGCGATGCTTCGGCATACGGAGTGGGGGCAGTTATCTCCCATGTTATGGAAGATGGAACGGAGAAACCGATTGCTTATGCTTCTCGGACACTTGCTCCAGCCGAAAGGAACTATTCTCAGGTAGAGAAGGAGGCGCTAGGAATCGTTTTTGGAGtaaaaaaatttcacaaatatctcTATGGGCGCAAGTTTTCTCTACTTACCGATCATACCGCGTTGACAACAATTTTCGGTCCTACCAGGGGGATACCTACCTTAGCCGCGTCACGTTTGCAGCGATGGGCTATACTCCTATCGGGTTACCAATATGACATAAAATATCGGAAATCGTCTGCGCATGGCAATTGTGATGGGTTGTCACGGTTACCTGTAACCAGTAGCGAGGTTGAAAGTACAGATGACTTAGTATCTTTCATTGAGGAACTTCCGGTTGAGGCAAGAGTGATTGCTGACGCAACTCGAAAATGTCCAATTCTGAGTAAGGTCATTGACTTTGTATTAAGTGGGTGGCCAAAACATAACGACGATCCCAAAATACGACCATATTTTAGCAAACGGTTTGAACTTGGTGTTGACCGTGGTGTGCTACTATGGGGTCTACGTGTTATAATTCCAGAGACTCTGCGGAATACTATTCTTTCAGAACTTCATGATCAACATCTTGGAGTAAACAGAATGAAATCGCTGGCTCGCGGTTATGTCTGGTGGCCTAACTTGGACTCTGAACTTGAACACCTTGCTGCCACCTGTGGAACCTGTCAGTCGTTGAAAGCACTTCCTGCAGAAGCACCGCTGCATCCATGGGTTCGCGCTTCACGCCCTATGGAACGAATTCATATTGACTTTGCAGACTTTAAGAACCATTCATTTTTGATACTAATAGATAACTACAGCAAGTGGTTGGAGGTTATACCAATGAAAAGTACCACCAGTGAAAACACTATAGACAAACTAAgatctatttttagttacacggGGTTACCTGAACAACTGGTTTCTGATAATGGCCCACAGTTTACATCAGTTACATTCAAGGACTTTGTAAAAACGACAGGCATTAGACACACTCTTACTCCGCCCTATCATCCATCGTCAAATGGGCAGGCAGAAAGGGCCGTGCAAGTAGTTAAAAACGCGTTGAAAGCCAGAATTAAAGATAATGCGAAAAGTGTAAAGTCAGTGAGCTTAACACATCTCCTTGCTGATTTCCTGCTGAAATATAGAATTACACCACATACTACCACCGGTATCGCTCCatgtgaactgttcatgaatcgTCAGTTACGCACGAGATTGAGTTTAGTGAAACCATCTAAGGACAGCAAAGTGAAGGAcagtcaaatgaaaatgaaagctgTTCATGACAAGTCAACTAAAATGCGAACATTTGAAAAGGGCGATCAAGTGGCAGTTAAAAGCACAATTCAAGGGGGAAAATGGGAGTGGCGGCCAGGCGTTATTCATAAGGTACTTGGAGCAGTTTCGTATCTGGTGAAATGTAACAACCGAATTCGATACTGTCATATTGATCATTTGGTTACCCGGCATGCAGAGTTGCCATTCAGTGAGACTTGTTCTGTGCCATCAAATGACTTAGTGGCTCCGGACGTTCATGATAATCATAAGTCCGTACTTTCCGAATGTTCTATTCCTACGACCGAAACTCCTGTGGAAGTCTCCTCTTTACCACCTGGACCAGTATCTCTGCCAGGAGAACCTTCGAACCCACCATCTCCGTCTGTGCCATCTACTGAAAGTACTGATTCTAGTCCAGTGAATGAAAGACCGAAACGTACAATCAAAACACCAAGGAAATTGAAAGACTATGTGTGGGAAAAACGCTAG